GGGCCTCCACCCCGATGAGCTCGCCCTCCCGGTCGAAGTCCGTAGCGATGATCACCCGGTCCGCCTTCTTCGCCAGCGACCTGACCGCAGCCGCCACCCCCTTCTCGGAGACGGACTTGAGGATACGGGCGTCGATCAGCTCCCGGGGATCCACCTTCTGCCAGTTGGAGTACTCCTCCGGGTACTCCGGGTTGAGCACGTGCCCCTTCAGGCCGACCGAGACGCACTCCTCACCCCGCCAGGTGAAGGTGTGGTAGGGCACGCTGCGGTGCTTGCCCTCCTTCACCGGTCCCTCGGCGATAAACTGCGCTATCTTCCTCGCGGCGTTCGCCTTCTCAGAGATTATTAGTCGCATCTTGTCTCAATTTATAACACAATGGATTACTTTGTAGCCTCCGCTTCCTCCCGGCCGCTGAGGAGGGCCCGCACGACGAGCAGCCCGACCACCCCGAGGGCGGTCGCGTACCACAGGGTGGCGAGCCGGATCACGAAGGTCAGCGCGGCGGCGGGACCCCGGGCCATCCCCGCCACGGTGACGAACATGACCGCGAGCCCGGCCTCGGCCGCCCCTATCCCCCCGGGCAGCATGCTCAGCGACCCGGCGATGGAGCTGATGGCGAAGATGAAGACCACCACCAGAAAGGGGCTCTCCGCCCCGGCGGCCACCGAGCACAGGTAGACCGCGGTGCACTCCAGCCCCCAGGAGAGGAAGCTGATGGCGGTGGCCACCGTCAGCGGCCGGGCGGCGAGGAGCTGGTTGGAGGAAGCGTGGAAGTCGTGCAGGTGAGGTACGAGCCGCCACAGCAGCGGCACCCGGGAGAGCAGCCTCCCTGCCAGCAGCGAGAGCCGCTTGGACCGCAGGACGGCGACGCCGAACGCGGTGAACAGGAGGAAGAAGATCAGGAGCCCCGGCCCGAAGCTGAAGGCGAGCGCCCCCAGAAGCCCCCAGACGAGCATCCCGGTCCCGTCGGTCACCCGCTCGGCCACGACCGCCGGCGCAGTGCGGGCCACCGGATCCCCGGAGACCTGCCGGATGAAGACGCTCTTGAGCACCTCGCCCAGCTTGCCCGGCGAGACCGTCATCGAGAGCCCGGCCGTGAAGATCGCCGCGTTGGTCCCGAGCGGGACCGAGACCCCGAGCAGCCGCAGGTAGTATAGCCAGCGCACGAAACGCCCCACGTACGAGAGGCTCACCAGGGCGAGTATCGCCGGGATCAGTGAGTAGTCGAAGCCCGCCGCCGCCGCGGCGAGCTCCTCCAGCCCGGCGAACACAGTGATCCCGACGAAGGCCGCCACCCCGAGGGCGAGCGCCAGGATGAGGTTTCGCCACAATCGTTCCATCAGAGGAAGTACAGGACGAACATCACGACGACGAGCCAGAGCAGCAGCGTTATCTGCAGCGGGCGGTCCCGCAGGAGCAGGGTGTCTGGGTTGCCGCCCCCGTCCCGGTGCACCAGCAACATGTACCGCAGCACCCCGTAGACCACGAACGGGATGCTGGCCATCATGAAGATCTGCTCCCCGTTGGCGTAGACGAAGAAGGTGTAGAGGGAATAGGCGATGATGGTGGCGGCGAGCATTATGTTCATCATCTCGTCCAGCAGCGGCACCGAGTAGTCTCTGAGGTTCCTCCGGTGAACGGCCGCGCCGTCGCCCAGCGAGGCCAGCTCGTAGCGGCGCTTGGTGAAGCCCAGAAAGAGCGTCAGCAGCCCGGTGCACACCAGGAGCCACGGCGAGATGGGACTCCCCACGGCCTGGGCTCCGGCGAGCGCCCGGATGACGAACCCCGCCGAGATGGACATGACGTCGAGGATGGCCAGGTGCTTGAGCACCCCCGTGTAGAGCGCCTGCAGCAGCAGGTAGGCGACCCCGGAGATCCCCACGCCCACCCCCACGTAGAAGCAAGCGGTGAGCCCCGCAGCGGCGAGCGCGGCGGCGAAGACCACCGCGGACCGCGGCGAGACCTCTCCGCTGGCCACCGGCCGCAGCCGCTTGCGCGGGTGCTTTCTGTCCTCCTCCACGTCCAGCACGTCGTTGAAGGCGTAGACCGCCCCCGAGAGCGCGCAGAACGCCGCGAAGGCGAGCGCCGCCGAGGCCACCGAGGACGGCATGAAGGCCTCCCCCGAGAAAACCAGGCCCGCGAGCACGAAACCGTTCTTGGTCCACTGCTTGGGCCGGGCCAGTCGGAGGTAGGAACCCGCAGATGCCCTCTTGCGGCCAGCGTCCACGAATGCCGTTTCTACCACAAAAGCCCCTCCAAGTCTCCCCCGGAGGGCACGATTGAAAAATACCGGCCGCCGCTACAGAATCTCCCGCAGAGGATCTCACCCGGATGGAACGAACGAGAAAAACGCAACACCACGGTCGGCCGTCAGCGGCCGAGTGGTTCCGCCTGGCGCGCCCCTTCAGCCTCACCGCGTCGGCGGTGCCGGTGCTGCTGGGCGGCGCGCTTGCCCACGAAGACGGGAGCTTCTCCTGGGCTCCGTTCCTGGCGATGCTTCTGGCGAGCCTCCTGATCCAGGCCGCGACCAACATGTTCAACGAGTTCTACGACGAGAAGCGCGGGCTGGACACGGCTGAGGCGGTCGGTATCGCGGGCTCCATCGTGGAGGGCCGGGTGCACGCGCGCACCGTGCTCCTCGGGGCGCTCTTCTGCTACACGGTGGCGCTGTTTTTAGGGCTGTACCTGGTTTACGTGGGAGGCTGGCCGATCCTCCTGCTGGGCTGCCTGAGCGCCCTGGGCGGCTACCTCTACTCGGCGGGGCCGCGCCCAATCGCCTACACCGCCCTGAGCGAGGCGGCGGTGTTTCTGTTCATGGGGGTGCTGATCGTGGTGATCTCCTACGCGGTACAGACCGCGAGCAGCTTCCCCGCCCACGTCCCGCTCGCCGCTCTCCCCATCGGGGGGCTGGTGGCGGCCATCCTGCTGGCCAACAACATCCGCGACATGGAGTCCGACCGGCGGGGAGGCCGCAGGACGCTGCCCATAGCCCTGGGCCGGCGTGGCGGCATCCTGGTCTACCGGGTCCTCCTGGCCGAGGCTTACGTCTCGGCGCTGCTCCTCGTCCTGGCGGGCACCGTCCCTGTAACCTGTCTCGTGGCGTTGCTGAGCCTTCCCCTGGCCCGAGCCCTCTGGCGGGGCATAGCCTCCTCCACGGAGCCCGTCCGGCTCGACGTCGTGGTCAAGCGCACGGCGGGGCTGCACCTGATCTTCGGGGTTCTCTACAGCCTGGGGGTTCTGCTCGGCTAGAGGTCTCGCTCTCCTCCCACCCGCTCCGGCGGCCGCTCGTCCTCCTCGCCGCCGTAATCCTCCCGCAGCTCCGGAAGGGTCGAGACCGGATTGACGTAGCGGGCGATGATGATGGAGAGCTCGTACATCACGATCATCGGCAGCGCCATCAGGATCATGCTGAACGGATCCTGCCCCGGCGTGAGCCCGGCGGCGAGCAGCGCGTTGACCACGATGGCGTGCCTGCGGTACTTCCGGAGCAGCGGAGCGTTCACGAGCTCCAGCTTGGCCCCCACGTAGGTGGCCGCCGGAAGCTCGAAGACTATCCCGAACGCCAGCAGGAAGCGGGTGACGAAGGCCATGTACCTGTCGGAGGTGATGAGGGCGTTGTACCGTTCGGGATCCCAGTCCAGCAGGAAGTTCACCCCGATCGGGAGCACCACGAAGTAGCCGAAGGCCACCCCCGCGATGAACAGGGAGGAGGCGAGGGCTATGAGGGTGTAGGTGAACAGCCGCCCCATCTCCCCCACCGCCGGGGCCACGAAGGCCCAAGCCTGGTAGAGGAAGACCGGGATGGTGAACACGAAGGCGGTGTACAGCGCAAGCTTGATGTCCGCGAAGACCGCCTCGGTGACCGAGGTGAAGTTCAGCTGGCCGTGCAGCGAATCCCCGGCCGGGGCGAGCAGAAAGTAGAAGATGTCCTCCCGGAAGAACCACGCCACCACCGCCGCGGCGACGAACACGACGCCCACCTTGATGATCCTGGAGCGAAGCTCGTCCAGGTGCTCGATTATGGTCATCCGCGCCTCGTCACGCGGACGGGTGAGGGCAGCGCGCAGACGTGCCATCCGGCGGAGATACCTCCGGGTCTAGTGGGGCGTAGGCCGGATCAGCCCTGCTTGCCCCCGGCCTCTCCGGCCGCGCGGTCTTGCCGCTCCTCGCGGTCGGCGGCCTCCTCTTCCTTGCGCTCTTCCTTCTCCTCGAGCTCCTCGTAGGCGCCGCTCGTACCCTTGCGGAACTCTCTCACCCCGGTCCCGAGGCCCCGGGCGAGCTCGGGGATCCGCTTGGCGCCGAAGAGCAAGAGGATGATGACCAGAAGGATGATCAGCTCGGTTCCGCCGAAGTTTGCCGGGATCATGGTGCCTCCTGCTTAGCCGTCGCTCGGTCGGTAATTATACGCCCTGAGGGAGGACGCTGGATCACGCGCCGCCCTCGCCCCCGCGCAGGAGCGCGGAGATCCTCTCCCTGACCGCCTGAGCCTGCTCTCCTTCGGGCTTGAGCTCCAGGTAACCGTTCCAGTACTTTATGGCCTGTCCGGGCTGGTCCGCGGCGTCGTAGGCGTTCCCCGCGAAGAGAAACGCCTGCTCGTTTTTCGGCTCGAGATCCGCGGCCGCGGCGAAGGCCTTTGCCGCCTCTCCGTAGAGCTCCCTGCGTTCCTTCTCCCCGGAGGCGGACTCCGCCTGCTGGGCCCGGATCTGCCCCAGCAGCATCGCGAGCTCGGGATCCTTCGGGGACCTCTCGCGCCCGCGCTCCAGCACCCGGGCGGCGTCGTCCAGCCTCCCGGCCTGGTAGTAGAGCGCGGCGAGCCGGGTGACCGCCTCCGCGTCGCCGGGATTCTCCTCCACCTGCCGCTCGGCGCGGGCTATCTGGTCCTCGAGACCACCGCCGGAGGGCTGCGCCTGCTGCTGGTCCTGCCCGCCGATGAGGTCGAAGATGTTGTAGGTGACGTTCGAGCCTATCCCGAAGAGGACGAAGGACCCGATGAAGATCACCGAGAGCCCGATGGCCAACAGCCGGGCCCAGAAGCTGATCCTCTCTCGGTCGATCATCATGACGCGCCTGATTGTATATCAAGTTGCCGGAACGGTCGGTGCAGGAGGAGCTTCAGGCCCCGCTCCGGTCGTGCAGAAAGCGCCCGCCGACGGCGGTCGCCACCACCCCTCCCCCAGCCGCGGCCTCGAGCACCTCCCTGACCGGGTCCACCCCCTCCCCGGGTGAGACGTCGACGACCGCGAGATCCGCCCACTTCCCCGCCTCCAGGCTCCCGGTCTCCCCCTCCACGCCGAGCGCCCGGGCCCCCTCGTACGTCGCGAGCCGCAGCCCCAACACCCCGTCGAAGCCGTGCAGCCGTACCGCGGCGAGGGTCTCCTCGAAGAGGTTCATGCTGGGGCTGCTCCACAGCCCGTCGGTGCCCACCCCCACCCGCACCCCACTGGCCATCATCCGTGGCACAGGCGAGACCCCGCACCCCAGATACTCGTTGGACCGGGGACAGTGGGCGGCGGCGACGCCCGTCCGCGCCAGCACCGCGACGTCCTCCTCGGAGACCCCGGTGGCCAGATGCGCCGCGATGGTGTGGGGGGCGAGCAGCTCCACCCGCTCCGCGTAGCGCACCGGCGAGAGCCCGACCCCACCCCAGTCGTTGCGCCCGAAGATGTTCGCGAGCCCCCCGGTGCCGTCCCGGACGAACTCGACCTCCTCCGGGCTCTCCGAAAGGTGTATGGCGAGCCTCCAGCCCAGCTCCCGGGTCCTGCGGGCGGCGAGCCGCGAGGACTCGGGGTCCACCGTGTACGGCGCGTGGACGCTCACGTGCGCCTCCACCCGCTCCGGCAACCCCTCGCGCAGCTCCCGAACCCTCTCGACGATCGCCCTGACCCGCTCCTCGGGCGTGGAGTCCGGAAAGTCGCCCGGGAAGAACTCGGCGTAGACGAAGCCCGCCATCCCGCTCTCGGCCAGCTGCGGAAGGCACTCCCCGTAGGGCGAGGATTCGGCCATGAAGGTCGTGCCGGCCTCTATCGCCTCCCGGGCCGAGGCGCGGGCCGCCTCCGCCGTCCAGGTCTCCTTCTCCGGCAGGCGCTCGATGAGCTCGCCGAGCCACCGGGAGAAGGAGCCCCCCTCGGGCCTGTCTTCGCGCCGGAAACCCAGGTGGGCGTGGGCGTTGACCGCTCCCGGTATGATGGTGCGTTCCCCGAAATGCCGCACCGGAACGTCCGGGTACTCCCGGCGCAGCTCCTCCAGCCCACCCACCCCTACCACCCGACCTTCCCGCACCAGAATCCCGCCCTCACGAAAATGCGGACCTCCGGCAAACGGGATCATGGTCCGGGCCGCCAGCAGCGTCCCCCGCTCTCCCTCCACCCTAGACGTCCCTCCCCACGACCTCGGCGGCGATCATCTCCAGAAACGCCCGCTCGGGACATCCCGGCAGCGCCTCGAGCCCCCGCAGGGCCGCGCCGATCTCCTCCCGCGCCCAGGCCTCGGTCCGGGCCACGGCGTCGGTGGCCAGCACCGCCGCTATCCCGGCCTCCAGAAGCTCCGGATCCGGCCGCGGCGTGGCGAGCACCCGCCGGATCGTCGCCGCATCCCCCTCCCTGAGCGCGAAGATTATCGGCAGCGTCACCGTGCCCTCGGCCAGGTCCGCGCCGATGCCCTTGCCCATGACCCCCGGCTTGCCCACAAGGTCCATCACGTCGTCGGACATCTGGAAGGCCAGCCCGAGCGCCTGCCCGTAGGTGGCCAGCGCGTCTATCTGCACCAGCGAGAGACCCCCGAGCGTCCCCCCGGCCACACACGCCGCCCGGAAGAGCCCGGCGGTCTTGAGCCTTATGTGCTCCAGGTAGTCCTCCACGTCCACCGGCCCCCCGCTGGACCTGAACTGGTCCAGCTCCCCCGCCGCCAGCCCGCGCGAGGCCTCGGCGAACTCCCGGATCACCCGCGGGTCCCCGATGGACGCGAGGGCTGAGAACGCCTCGGCGAAAAGGTAGTCCCCGGTCGCCACCGCAACCTCCCGCCCATAGCGGGCCACGGTGGTGGGTACCCCCCGGCGGCTCTTGGCTTTGTCCACTATGTCGTCGTGGATGAGGGTCGCGGTGTGCAGCACCTCGGTGGCCGTGGCCGCCCGCAGCACCGCGTCCCGGTCGGGCGCCCCGATCCCCGCGCTCAACAGAAGAAGCAGCGGCCGCAACCGCTTGCCACCGGAGGTGAGGGCCTCCAGCGCAGGACGGTCCAACCCTCCGGGCGCAGACCGCCCCACCTCCCTCAGCCGGGCCTCGACCTCGTCCAGAAGCCCGAACACCCTCTCCGGCAGCGCAGACCTCAGGCTATCCTCCTCCCCCCACGAATCCCCGGATGCCCCGGTGGAGCGTGATGATGCCGCCCGCAAGCCTCCGCCATGTAACATCTTGTAATCCATTACGCTCCATTATGCCAGCTAAAACGTCCGGCGCCACGAATTCTCTTACCGATGCGGGCAGGTAGGAGTAGGCGCCGGGGTCTCCGGAGACCGCCGCCCCGAGGCGGGGCACGATCCTGTCGAACCAGAGCCCGTAGAAGGTGGCGAAGAGGCGGCTCTCCGGGCGGGCTATCTCCAGGCAGACCACCGCTCCCCCGGGGCGCACGACCCGCGCCATCTCGGAGAAGAGGGCGTCGAGGTCGGGGATGTTGCGTGCGCCGTAGGCTATGGTGGCGGCGTCGAAGCTCGCGGATGGCACCCAGCTCAGGTCGGTGGCGTCCCCGATCCTGTACTCGATGTTCGGCCCGCCCCGGGCCCGGCGGAGCATGCCGGGCGAGAAGTCCACCCCGAGGACGCACCCCTCCGGGCCCACCTTCCTGGCCAGCGCCCGGGTGAGCGAGCCGGTACCGC
The Rubrobacter xylanophilus genome window above contains:
- a CDS encoding lysylphosphatidylglycerol synthase transmembrane domain-containing protein; this translates as MERLWRNLILALALGVAAFVGITVFAGLEELAAAAAGFDYSLIPAILALVSLSYVGRFVRWLYYLRLLGVSVPLGTNAAIFTAGLSMTVSPGKLGEVLKSVFIRQVSGDPVARTAPAVVAERVTDGTGMLVWGLLGALAFSFGPGLLIFFLLFTAFGVAVLRSKRLSLLAGRLLSRVPLLWRLVPHLHDFHASSNQLLAARPLTVATAISFLSWGLECTAVYLCSVAAGAESPFLVVVFIFAISSIAGSLSMLPGGIGAAEAGLAVMFVTVAGMARGPAAALTFVIRLATLWYATALGVVGLLVVRALLSGREEAEATK
- a CDS encoding decaprenyl-phosphate phosphoribosyltransferase; the encoded protein is MVETAFVDAGRKRASAGSYLRLARPKQWTKNGFVLAGLVFSGEAFMPSSVASAALAFAAFCALSGAVYAFNDVLDVEEDRKHPRKRLRPVASGEVSPRSAVVFAAALAAAGLTACFYVGVGVGISGVAYLLLQALYTGVLKHLAILDVMSISAGFVIRALAGAQAVGSPISPWLLVCTGLLTLFLGFTKRRYELASLGDGAAVHRRNLRDYSVPLLDEMMNIMLAATIIAYSLYTFFVYANGEQIFMMASIPFVVYGVLRYMLLVHRDGGGNPDTLLLRDRPLQITLLLWLVVVMFVLYFL
- a CDS encoding 1,4-dihydroxy-2-naphthoate polyprenyltransferase encodes the protein MERTRKTQHHGRPSAAEWFRLARPFSLTASAVPVLLGGALAHEDGSFSWAPFLAMLLASLLIQAATNMFNEFYDEKRGLDTAEAVGIAGSIVEGRVHARTVLLGALFCYTVALFLGLYLVYVGGWPILLLGCLSALGGYLYSAGPRPIAYTALSEAAVFLFMGVLIVVISYAVQTASSFPAHVPLAALPIGGLVAAILLANNIRDMESDRRGGRRTLPIALGRRGGILVYRVLLAEAYVSALLLVLAGTVPVTCLVALLSLPLARALWRGIASSTEPVRLDVVVKRTAGLHLIFGVLYSLGVLLG
- the tatC gene encoding twin-arginine translocase subunit TatC, with product MARLRAALTRPRDEARMTIIEHLDELRSRIIKVGVVFVAAAVVAWFFREDIFYFLLAPAGDSLHGQLNFTSVTEAVFADIKLALYTAFVFTIPVFLYQAWAFVAPAVGEMGRLFTYTLIALASSLFIAGVAFGYFVVLPIGVNFLLDWDPERYNALITSDRYMAFVTRFLLAFGIVFELPAATYVGAKLELVNAPLLRKYRRHAIVVNALLAAGLTPGQDPFSMILMALPMIVMYELSIIIARYVNPVSTLPELREDYGGEEDERPPERVGGERDL
- a CDS encoding Sec-independent protein translocase subunit TatA/TatB, whose product is MIPANFGGTELIILLVIILLLFGAKRIPELARGLGTGVREFRKGTSGAYEELEEKEERKEEEAADREERQDRAAGEAGGKQG
- a CDS encoding tetratricopeptide repeat protein, which gives rise to MMIDRERISFWARLLAIGLSVIFIGSFVLFGIGSNVTYNIFDLIGGQDQQQAQPSGGGLEDQIARAERQVEENPGDAEAVTRLAALYYQAGRLDDAARVLERGRERSPKDPELAMLLGQIRAQQAESASGEKERRELYGEAAKAFAAAADLEPKNEQAFLFAGNAYDAADQPGQAIKYWNGYLELKPEGEQAQAVRERISALLRGGEGGA
- a CDS encoding amidohydrolase family protein → MEGERGTLLAARTMIPFAGGPHFREGGILVREGRVVGVGGLEELRREYPDVPVRHFGERTIIPGAVNAHAHLGFRREDRPEGGSFSRWLGELIERLPEKETWTAEAARASAREAIEAGTTFMAESSPYGECLPQLAESGMAGFVYAEFFPGDFPDSTPEERVRAIVERVRELREGLPERVEAHVSVHAPYTVDPESSRLAARRTRELGWRLAIHLSESPEEVEFVRDGTGGLANIFGRNDWGGVGLSPVRYAERVELLAPHTIAAHLATGVSEEDVAVLARTGVAAAHCPRSNEYLGCGVSPVPRMMASGVRVGVGTDGLWSSPSMNLFEETLAAVRLHGFDGVLGLRLATYEGARALGVEGETGSLEAGKWADLAVVDVSPGEGVDPVREVLEAAAGGGVVATAVGGRFLHDRSGA
- a CDS encoding polyprenyl synthetase family protein; its protein translation is MFGLLDEVEARLREVGRSAPGGLDRPALEALTSGGKRLRPLLLLLSAGIGAPDRDAVLRAATATEVLHTATLIHDDIVDKAKSRRGVPTTVARYGREVAVATGDYLFAEAFSALASIGDPRVIREFAEASRGLAAGELDQFRSSGGPVDVEDYLEHIRLKTAGLFRAACVAGGTLGGLSLVQIDALATYGQALGLAFQMSDDVMDLVGKPGVMGKGIGADLAEGTVTLPIIFALREGDAATIRRVLATPRPDPELLEAGIAAVLATDAVARTEAWAREEIGAALRGLEALPGCPERAFLEMIAAEVVGRDV
- a CDS encoding class I SAM-dependent methyltransferase; this encodes MSGARGGRLPVGEERARLVREMFDRIAGRYELLNALMTAGLYRRWNAAAVRASGVRRGDRVIDLACGTGSLTRALARKVGPEGCVLGVDFSPGMLRRARGGPNIEYRIGDATDLSWVPSASFDAATIAYGARNIPDLDALFSEMARVVRPGGAVVCLEIARPESRLFATFYGLWFDRIVPRLGAAVSGDPGAYSYLPASVREFVAPDVLAGIMERNGLQDVTWRRLAGGIITLHRGIRGFVGGGG